The Streptomyces venezuelae genomic interval GCCCTGGCGTGCGTAGACCGGACGCTCACCGTCCGCTCCGGGCTCGTCCCGGGGCGGACGGCTTTTTGCGATGCTGGGGGTCTCATTGACTTTTGACCTTCGGAACAGGGGGCTGCGGGACGTGGTCGTACAAGAGGTGACGGACCGGGTGCGGGTGGTCATCGCGGAGGATTCGGTGCTGCTCCGCGAGGGGCTGACCCGGCTGCTGACCGACCGGGGGCACGAGGTCGTCGCCGGGGTGGGTGACGGCGAGGCGCTGGTGAAGCTGGTGGCCGGGCTCGCGGACGAGGGCGCGCTGCCGGACGTGGTGGTGGCGGACGTACGGATGCCGCCGACGCACACGGACGAGGGCGTACGGGCGGCGGTGCGGCTGCGCAAGGAGTACCCGGGTCTCGGTGTCCTGGTCCTGTCGCAGTACGTGGAGGAGCAGTACGCCACCGAACTCCTGGCCGGTTCGAGCCGGGGCGTGGGCTATCTGCTGAAGGACCGGGTGGCGGAGGTCCGCGAGTTCGTGGACGCGGTCGTCCGGGTCGCCGGGGGCGGTACGGCCCTGGACCCCGAGGTGGTGCAGCAGCTGCTCGGCCGGTCCCGGCAGCAGGACGTGCTGGCGAACCTGACCCCGCGCGAGCGGGAGGTCCTCGGTCTGATGGCGGAGGGCCGGACGAACTCGGCGATCGCGCGGCAGCTGGTGGTGAGCGACGGCGCGGTGGAGAAGCACATCAGCAACATCTTCCTGAAACTGGGCCTCTCACCGAGTGACGGTGATCATCGGCGGGTACTCGCGGTGTTGACGTATCTGAAGTCCTGAAAATCTGACACTCTGTCAGATAGCGAGCTCGGTCGAGCCGGGCCGAGTGCGGCTGGAGCGAGGCCGGAGTGAGGCCGGAGTGAGATCGGGGAGGCTACGGTGCGTCCGACAGCCGGAGGGTCCCAGACCTAAAGGATGAGGCGCAACGCGACCTTCCGGAACAATCCGGGTGGCGACAGAACGTGACAATTCAGGGCAAGAGGGCGTCTCAAAAAGAGGTCCACCATACGAGAAGTCCCCGGAGGGCCCCCCTTACCGTCGTAGGGTGGGCCACGGGACGACCGGTGATCGGCCGGCGTCTCCCGAGCCTTCTCCCGCCTCCGGCGGAGAGTCCCCTTGCCACGAGGGAGGTCCAGTTCAGTGACCAGCCAGGTCAGTAGCGAGGCCGGTGAGGCCCTGCTCGGGGAGCAGCGCAGCGCCCCGGCGACGGCCCACCACGGCACCGAGAAGGAAGTACGCCGACTCGACCGCGTGATCATCCGCTTCGCGGGCGACTCCGGTGACGGCATGCAGCTGACGGGTGACCGCTTCACCTCGGAGACGGCGTCCTTCGGGAACGACCTCTCCACGCTGCCGAACTTCCCGGCCGAGATCCGCGCACCCGCCGGAACCCTGCCGGGCGTCTCGTCCTTCCAGCTGCACTTCGCCGACCACGACATCCTGACCCCGGGCGACGCCCCGAACGTGCTGGTCGCGATGAACCCGGCCGCGCTCAAGGCCAACATCGGCGACGTGCCGCGCGGCGGCGAGATCATCGTCAACACCGACGAGTTCGCCAAGCGCGCCATGGCCAAGGTCGGCTACGCGACCTCGCCCCTGGAGGACGGGTCGCTGGACGCGTACCACGTGCATCCGGTGCCGCTGACGACGCTGACCATC includes:
- a CDS encoding response regulator transcription factor gives rise to the protein MRVVIAEDSVLLREGLTRLLTDRGHEVVAGVGDGEALVKLVAGLADEGALPDVVVADVRMPPTHTDEGVRAAVRLRKEYPGLGVLVLSQYVEEQYATELLAGSSRGVGYLLKDRVAEVREFVDAVVRVAGGGTALDPEVVQQLLGRSRQQDVLANLTPREREVLGLMAEGRTNSAIARQLVVSDGAVEKHISNIFLKLGLSPSDGDHRRVLAVLTYLKS